In Cryptomeria japonica chromosome 1, Sugi_1.0, whole genome shotgun sequence, the sequence CTGCAATTATTATTTGAGTTAGCCTCCCCACAACCTCTCTGTGAGATTGCAGTTCAGCTTCGGAGAACTGACGAGATTGTACAAACATGCTCTCAATCATCAAAGCTGTTGTAAACTATTTTAATGGGCTCACGGAAAGAATCCCTGTCAGGTAAGCTATTAAACTGATTTTCTATTTCATAAAATTCTTACAGAAAATCAATTACGGTGATGTCATTAAGGTTCTGAATGTGATCGTGAGGAATGTTGCCATCAGCATCGATGGAGGATAAGAAAGCTCGCTCCCTCAAAATAATGTTGCGAATAACATGGCTAATATTCCTTAGTCGTTGGAGAAGAACCATGCTATCTACTTGTGTGTTGTTGATActcatattttattactgttagaATGACTTTGCTTGCACTCAATTCAGATGATACTTAAACGTTGTTGTTGTACTCGTGTTTCCCATTTTCAACTTTATTTATGGTTTTTTAACTTGTGAACACTCACATTTGTACAATCTTTTTTAATATTTACAATTGGCATTCATAAATGTCTGTTATAGTTTTGATAGTTGTCTCATTCATGAAAAAAAACTCCACTCTGGgttcattgcattttcatttggCAGGGGTGGAAGATTTAAGGAGGTAGAACATTTTATTTATAGAAAGTTTCAGAAGAAGATTGCATTTGTAATTTGGTATATATTGTTACCTTTCTGATTTTTCTTCACCTATGTATGCAAATTGGTCAAGAATTAATGGATTCAGTTGCAGAAAGCAACCATTGTTTCTCAATTTTTGCTAGTaaaagtttttcaaattttttgttttttcctatttttggttgtaaaaaatttcaaagtttttgTTAAAATCCCCACTTTTACTAAAACCATCTTAGCTATTCAAATTTCATTCACCACAACAAAACCTATGTTTTATTCCCCCAAAAAAAACCTTTGGTAACTACCCAGTTCTGTTGTCCCCATTTCACCTCTAATTTGAGAATCATTGTAGAGATCCAGAACTTAAACTTTCAATACAtaatatgaaattaaataaatttgaatacataatataaaataaaattactttcttCAAAAAAATTAGATTAATAGATAAAACTGGAACTCTTTTAATTGCCAAAAATAAAAATAGACAAAGTCGCAACATTCAATCAAAAATCCGAAGCTTTCATGCTTTTTCAACCATAAATTTTTGTATTGAATCATACATCACAAGTTGagatcaaaaaattgaaaatatcgTATGAGTTTTTGGCAATGTATTCTCCAAAATCTAAACCACCTGCatgatttttagaaaaaaaactaGTCATACGATAAATGAACCAAAAAAGAACTTTGTAGTGATAAATGATTGAATTCATATGATATACGAAAAATTGAACTCTTTTAATTGCTAAAATTAGAACCTAACAAAATCGCAACAATCAATCAAAAATCAGAAGCTTTCATGATTTTTAACCCTAAATTATAGACATACATGTTGATAAGCTTATTTAGTGTAATTGAGTTTTTAGTAAACTCAATTCTCATGTGAGAGATGAGAGAATGAATTCATTTACCATATCAAAGTGCATCCTTGTTAATATAGGTTTGCaatagttgtatatatatatataaaaggcttCACAGGAGGGTTTTTGGTAGTAAACAAAATGTGTAGCGCTTCCTTCAATAAACCTGCTCTACATAATGTTGTGAAATTGAGATTGAGATTTGCATTGGATAACATTAGCATTCTCCTTGGCTGGAGTACCCTCTCTTTTGACTTAACAGATCTTATATTTATGAGCTTTTTGTGTGTGGCTTCGACCTTTTCGTGTTGGTCAATTTTGATTTTGGATTATGATGCTTGACTATGCTACTTTAATATTTCATGGTATATGGATGGTTAGAATAATGATGTTTTGATCATGTGATGACATTTGATGTATCTTTTCTCTGTGTTTTAAATGATTATAGATGGATTATTTATGTaatgttagaattttatcttgatgctCTAAGATGTATATCTCTCTTGATCTTACATTTCTTATTATATATAATGTGTTTGGGATGAAGGGAAAAAGTGTCACACTTCTCTTTATGGGCAAGCTACGTGGCTTGCATTCCCTTTTCACGATGTAATGCTATATGTACATGTATGACATTTTCTTATGTAGTTGCAGGTactgagcatcgactccacctaaacTTGTAGGTCTCAATGTGCTCATCAACCTAATGGTAAAGTGGATCCGGATATATCACTCAGACCATAGATTCCACCACTTTTACCAGGTAACCTTGAGGTTGTGGTAAGCCTTGTGATGTGAGTTTACCCATGTGTGGTGTTGTCAACCATGGTTGCTCTCTATGTGTTGGTATAAATATGACCTTGGAAATTAAATGGCATCTTAATACTCATGTTTATTCACTAATGTTAATGAAATGGAAATAATTTTAGTGAAGATTAAACTAGTTAAACATCAAAGAATTAATTCCAGTTTATTTAGCATTTTATAACTTGGTTAAATGTTGTTATGCGTGTTTAAATTAGATTGTTTATTGTTTTAAGGTATtcagattttaatatatataacttGGTTAAATGTTGTTATGCGTGTTTAAATTAGATTGTTTATTGTTTTAAGGTATTcagatttttatatatatatatatatatatatatatgggttttaATAATTTATTAGTCATGGTAATCTCATTTTAAATTCTTACTATACTAAAGAATGATATTAATAATGATAAAATTATAGTGGGAAAtacataaataaattatgtttttaccaactttctattttttttaaaattaattaattatattaatagaaATGTTAGTTGGGCCACTAATTGCAACCATGCATGTCATGAGTTACAGAAAAATTTAATGATTTTATTATGGAGGAATCTGGCAGACACGATGGCATGCTTTTTAGTGTTGTTTTTTTGGTTTTGGGGAAGAAGGGTTTTCCCGTGAAAATTCCCTGGAGCTTTGCAAGGAAAAATGATGAATTGAAGTTGTTTTCTAGTGAAATCTTAGGAAGAGAAGAAATTGTGAGTGAAATTATGGAATTATTGGGGGGTTCATTCTGGAAATTCTGACAGAATATTGTTGAAGCTTTGGATTTAGATTTGGTGGGCTCTCTAGTTGCATCCAGGAATTGTTCAATTGTAAGTCATTTCTTCTTCTTCACATCTCCTTTTGGATAGCATTTTTAGAGGTAGGGATTTTGTTCTTGTCTTgcgttttaaattttattttctaggATGAAGGATTCAGTTGGGGTATGGATGTAGAAATAAATTGCGAATAATAGGTGTTGTAAAATTGAAATGGGGGATTGTTAAAAAAGATGATTTATCTAATCAATAATTTTGATTTCCCTGTCCAAGGTGGGTgtttatttaaacaaaaaaatatatagggATTTCTATTATTGATTATTTGTGAATAAGTTCttgcattattattttattttaatgaagAATCTAGGGGAAAAAAATAGCTCTATGTATTGGAAGCAATATAGAATAAGATTATTCCAATGTTTGTAGACTCCTTGATTTAcggatttatatatatattttttattattgatcaaTCTGTCCATATATCTCGTTCTTCAATTTTCAGCACTTTGTATGTTTGAACATCTATCTATGTTCATAGTATCTGTTATATATATATGAAGTTTTAATCTCAAATTTTCTTCTATCAATTTTTTTATACTATCgttcactattttttttattttttttgtctagCAAAAGTTGTGGGGTGTAACACCcattaacatggaaacccaacaaCTATGGGGTTACACCCCCGACCATGGCACCTACGAAAGGCTACTTGCTTTTCATATAAATATTGCATTGATCTATTTTTACTTCCTGGTTTTTACTTCCTGGTGCATTTGATGTTAGGTTTTgataatgtttaatatatatatgtatatatacatacatatatatgtatatatatacatacatatatatacatatatatgtatatatacatatatatgtacatatatatgtatatatacatatatatgtatatatacatatacatatatatatatatatacatatatgtatatatatgtatatgtatatatatgtatatgtatatacatatatatgtatatatatatgtatatatatatgtatatgtatatgtacacacacacacacacacacacacatatatatatatgtatatatatgtatatatatgtgtgtatatatataaagcCATGGGAACCCAACGATTCTGGGGTTACACAGCCAACTATGGcacttgtagacatataaaaatgaccatatttctaaatgaatattttatgctcatttctctatttgattaaatccaatttaataaaattacccacattcctctatttaattaagtaaattactcaatttatttaaattaaattcactatacccatttaatgaataaatcattttattcaattaaatcccttctatccacttttaattaaattcaaatttaattaaatagttatcctaaattgaataaatctaatttatttaatttccccaaattgcaaccaaattgaatgaaattcattaaattcaattcaatcctattatccctccatccacttgcattctcctacatttcccacttgcttcctaaaccccttcctaatttcttctagactcttctaatcgtttctaattagcctaacccatcttctaaactttgtcacatccctaagcaaggggaggtcacttctcaaaaccttaaagtctttgataaccattaaaggcttcaaatcttcaaccacttaatatccccaaagtctcccaaaccattaatggttaattcaaccctcttacatggttagagactttttgcctaacttaaccttcatccaacccaagggtctcatcaagcctttaatgctttgaccatgattatctcttaatcatttgcacaagagtttatccttggattaactcttaatccaatgggtaagcctaacttaagcttaactcttatctctagataaccataaggtcttctcaggcatttaatgcctccaaccccttctctaaacccaaccctatgttgacatttgtcaccatttcattggtgcaaattgcaaacatggatccccagctttcaaactcaacccttgattaactctttcaatcctggctatccattgccctatttttgctataaatagagctctcattcctccatttaaaaaAGAGATCATCCaggtttgtagtatcacacttatgctcaaatacattcaagctttcatatatcatttatactcatcatttagcctctcttttaactaggaattagtctaaatatgcatgtttagaatactttatattatcattagctcaatcatagactaatatatcatgttaggatagtatttatactaaccttgtcatcttatagttagtttatttgcatttctagaatcatgcatagtttaggatgcatctcatattaaatcaacaaaaagcatccctcattcttgcatttaccatccctaaactattttgctcagtgatctgagagcaaaaacattggtttgagggaccgtgtaagatagagaaccatgggaccaaccttgggaagttgagtgatacttcattactccatagcttgcaccaagaagtcctgtgtgtatgtgagcaaggctccatagagctccatttttcacatattgagttttatcgacCAGCTTTTCCCACATACAGCACCTACGACATGCTCCCTACTTCGTGTATAAATATTACATTGCTCTATTTTTATTTCTTGGTGCATTTCATGTTAGGTTTCAATAATGtttaaaatacacacacacacacacacacacacacacacatatatatatatatatatatatatacatatacatatatatcgatATACATagattgtaatgccccaccaggaaccccaaaggaaaacccacaacaagggagaaaatatgttttttaaagtataaacatattaAGTGCATTAGTAACAAtgtttgcacaataataacacaagcgaaagacttacaccagaattccttaagggttaccaatgaaggaTAAATCCAAAAGTTAAATTTCACAATTacaattaatccaataatccatcaaacTCATAGAACATGAAAAGCCATATGCAATAAAAGTTACACCATTCaaatattgaaaggatacaatataatttctctttaataagcatttacacaaatcataaaGAGATCTGATAAACAACATCCCAACTAGGATTACATTGCACCTCCAGTACATTTCTCTCAACATATATATAAAGTTACAACTTAACCGAATCCAAGGTTACATAAGATTaaatacaattgaccacataggtctccaaagaataataatcttCGAACATGAGATAAAGCATGATCCACAAACCACAGAAAGACCtacaaagccaatcctcgcatgaaggtatgaacaagaacatcaGATCGGAAGTTGCACTACCACTCGATCATGTAATTCCTAGAATGGAATCACCacatcatgctaggagatagcagaggaccacCAAGAAAGCAAAAGCACGACATAGTCAACAAAAGAATATGACCTCATGACAACACAAAATGACTCCACAATATTCCAAGTCACTCAACATCACagtacacaagtgaacctaaagagagagtgtcatcgcatagcttatgatggttaccatggttggcctccataggtcctgacccccatcctggTCTATCGTAGTAACCTTCGGCtctaactaagtctcatgtggaccctaccagcctttcgtgaagacaaggtggtcggttttctattccaggccttcccactataTCATGAGCCTTTTACAAGCACTCATCCATGCGTGAGGTATAATATCTTATATGATGTTATAAACTACCCAGctaatcaattaattatattatcacttattatctgacctTCGATGGGTTATCtagccatccactttgggtgcggtctctatttgaaagccactctctcaaaggacactaaaaaaacatggtcactccacaaggaccctatggcgaagcagatggccataacaccactatctagaaacaagtggtcaaaacaaggacatactaactcatggttaaccataaggcaaagacactacatggataagacaacgaggtcatcatCTATCACTTGGTCAAAGTAGTAAAATACTCTAGTACAGGACGAATGAACCAAAGACGAGAAATAACACaaatataactctttgcaaggaaatCTAATTTTACTAAGTCCGCActaagacaatctttgagaaaatcagcattgtaaacacttgcaaacttaattgattaaaaattaaataaaacacccttTAATTAATGCATCATTCAGATACGACATTCACTTCCACATAATATCCAGTTCAATATTCCAATTaagaataaaatccacataaatattcaaccaaataaaatatgaattaataatagacatttaatccatttctagaatacatccaaatttaccaatttgaattaataattcatgccttgatttcaataaataaatatattaaatcaaGATAAAATCACTTTATAAATTACTATTTAAACTTTAACTTTAAAACTCACTTTAAAATTTATTGCGTTTTATAAAAAAGAGATTAACGACATAATATAAATTGTACCGTGGAGGGTACAAGGGCATGCGTGGGCCAAGGCCTACTTGCGGTAGTGCTGCTATTGGAACAACATGCACTACCTGTAGGTAGTACTGCTACCACCAGTAGGAGGCCTACCTACCATTAGTGCTGCTACCACCAGTAGCATCCACTACCAACTAGTAGTACTGCTACCGGCTGGTAGCAATCCTACCAATCGGTAGTGCTGCTACTGTGTAGCAGTACTGCCAACCAGTAGTGCTGCTACTTGCGGTAGTCAGATACTTCCATCCTACGTGGTGGGGCTAACCTGCCATGGGGTAAGGttagatttaatttaataaaatttctaCTTCATAATGCTTCTAAAACAATATGATACAAAATCAATTCATCCCTTGTTCATTTCATGGGAGCGCATACATAGTGCCAAACTCCAGAATACAAAgagatatttaccaataaggtaaatggtgaattaaaatcacacaagaacccaataaataaatatttaggaaatgatagaagaatttAACAAATAGCAGAAGGATTAAGATCAATTTTCTCACTTCCATTACATAGGAAGAATTGCTTACATCTATCAAGAGGTAAACAACCAATTTTTACCAACATACACCCCAAATCTTGGGCTATTAGATACTATAAAGCACACAAAAATAACACTCTAAttctttctattccaaatagaagaggtaaatcaagcatttgattttcaagaacaaataacaaaacaacaaataaagaaatgaaccatttctttcctatatgcaaacatttgatattagttccacaaaataaaaaataataggcACTCTTTCTTTCATTCCAACCATTCAATAAGGATTTACAAGAGATTTGCATTTttccaacacacaggaagcaactaaactattcaaaattaaatttaaaacaagaagagattatccaaccttcaagaAAACCAGcaagaaaaatgaaggaagaatcccagtccttgcaaaccaaatctaATTCCAACTCCTCTTCCAGAATGTATTTCCAAATTTATTCTTGAAAATTCTGCCTCCCCATTCCCGTGAActtccaggaatatatgggaaaataatttcaatctaaaatttttaggttaaaagtttttccaaccaatcagattaaattatttaaaaagtaaaaaaccAATGAGATTTATGTAGTACCCCTTCCCCAATCATTCTATTCTCATGCGTACTTTGACTAAGTTTGACTTTTCAGTACCTTTATAGACCCCACTTGGTCATGATGTTTTGTGCAGCGAGTATGCTATCATAATGATGTATGCTTTAATGTGTGTGTTTTATAGTTaatgatggttatgcattgatttaTTGACGATGATTAAATGTTGATTTCAATTTCGCATTAATGATTATGGATTGACTCGTTTCCTTTATGCATGTTGTACGCCATGTGAATTtatcatgtatgtgtgtgtatggggTGCGGGGAGATGGGTTCtcgtcactcactttggtgagacatgagaagtcatgattctccttcaccggcGTGTTTaccattttttatgtatatatgcatgtgtgtatcgGTGATGCAGTAAAATGTAGGTTTGAGTACCGTGTGGGTACGAGGTATCGA encodes:
- the LOC131858130 gene encoding uncharacterized protein LOC131858130, coding for MVLLQRLRNISHVIRNIILRERAFLSSIDADGNIPHDHIQNLNDITFTTALMIESMFVQSRQFSEAELQSHREVVGRLTQIIIAANHVNAECQYSICTEPFHLRDDARQMPCHESHIFHTRCLLQWLVRRDNCPICRTHLLRPVNGRADFESNEFVTSTTSNNG